A stretch of the Elusimicrobiota bacterium genome encodes the following:
- the thpR gene encoding RNA 2',3'-cyclic phosphodiesterase has protein sequence MPAADDVRCAAAALIAELRLSGADYKWVEPENLHLTLRFFGETPLDRIPELEALLRRAAQRPRFDISFGSVGAFNSWDDPKVVWVGVGSGAAELGALAEALGAAEEGRPFSAHLTIGRRRGRSGHERLRAAALRAGFPQMRQEVGRVALFESRLTPRGPTYTVRAEAQIGI, from the coding sequence GTGCCCGCGGCCGACGACGTCCGGTGCGCCGCGGCGGCACTCATCGCGGAACTGCGGCTCTCCGGCGCCGACTACAAATGGGTGGAGCCGGAGAACCTGCATCTCACCTTGCGGTTCTTCGGGGAGACCCCCCTGGACCGGATCCCTGAGCTAGAGGCCCTTTTGCGCCGGGCCGCGCAGAGACCGCGGTTCGACATCTCTTTCGGCTCGGTGGGAGCCTTCAATTCATGGGATGATCCCAAGGTGGTGTGGGTGGGGGTCGGCAGCGGCGCCGCGGAGCTCGGGGCTTTGGCCGAGGCCTTGGGGGCAGCCGAAGAAGGCCGGCCGTTCTCGGCGCATCTGACCATCGGACGCAGGCGCGGCAGGAGCGGCCATGAGCGGCTCAGGGCCGCGGCGCTCCGGGCGGGATTCCCGCAGATGCGTCAGGAGGTGGGCCGGGTCGCCCTCTTCGAGAGCCGGCTGACGCCCCGGGGCCCGACCTATACGGTCCGCGCGGAAGCCCAAATCGGGATATGA